A genomic region of Gemmata massiliana contains the following coding sequences:
- a CDS encoding RsmD family RNA methyltransferase, whose protein sequence is MLEKTQVRIVAGSLRGRKLTVVVHDGMRPTPQMVREALFSILGNAIPDRVFYDIFAGTGVVGLEAVSRGATSARLIEKDQRQGADIQKYAEEFGVGDKVQVLRADVYRWAERWIAPKDAVNLFLSPPFPDLSQKAEEFLTLVNVLLSKAPPDSVLTIQAEDGFPAERLPTPGAWDIRSYGRNMLLFYVVPRPGEAPEVPASM, encoded by the coding sequence ATGCTTGAAAAAACACAAGTTCGGATCGTTGCTGGGTCGCTCCGCGGTCGGAAACTCACGGTCGTGGTCCACGACGGGATGAGACCGACACCGCAAATGGTGCGCGAGGCGCTCTTTAGCATCCTCGGTAACGCGATACCGGACCGCGTCTTTTACGACATCTTCGCGGGGACCGGGGTCGTCGGTCTGGAAGCGGTGAGCCGCGGGGCCACGTCCGCCCGCCTCATCGAAAAGGACCAGCGCCAGGGCGCGGACATTCAGAAGTACGCAGAAGAGTTCGGCGTCGGCGACAAGGTACAAGTGCTGAGGGCCGATGTGTACCGCTGGGCCGAGCGCTGGATCGCGCCCAAGGACGCGGTGAACCTGTTCCTCAGCCCGCCGTTCCCGGACCTGAGTCAGAAAGCCGAAGAGTTCCTCACGCTGGTGAACGTGCTCCTCAGCAAAGCCCCGCCCGATTCCGTGCTCACCATCCAGGCCGAAGACGGCTTCCCCGCGGAGCGGCTCCCCACCCCAGGAGCATGGGACATCCGCAGCTACGGTCGGAACATGCTGCTCTTTTATGTGGTTCCGCGCCCCGGCGAGGCGCCCGAGGTACCCGCCTCGATGTAA
- a CDS encoding alpha-amylase: MSEHNAVMMQFFHWYTRDDGAFWDEVAQRAPELAAAGIDALWLPPASKGTNGTKDVGYGVYDLYDLGEFDQKGTVRTRYGTRAQYLAAIKALQAAGVRVYADIVLNHRLGADGFETVRATPFPIDDRRTPKGEPREIRVPTSFTFPGRNKTHSAFEWSWRHFDGCDYDHNNPEDKSTVYLFEGKKWDDRTSLEFGSYAFLMGADLDFESQEVNDELNTWGRWFMDTTGVDGFRFDAVKHISAPIFPAWLEHMQKHAGKELFTVAEYWSGNLAELHWFLDEAGPLFTAFDVPLHYNFHTASRSNGNYDMRQLFDGTLVKERPLQAVTFVTNHDSQPLQSLESVIEPWFVSLAYAAILLRRDGYPCLFYPDYYGSEYEDFGHDGNRHKVVLPSHRVLIDTFLKARKEYAYGEQVDYFDHWNRIGWVRMGNEEHPKAMAVLLSDKSEGTKWMGTGRPGGTTFRDLTGHIEERVVVNDEGFGEFRCKGGSVSVWVQE, encoded by the coding sequence ATGAGCGAGCACAACGCGGTCATGATGCAGTTCTTCCACTGGTACACGCGCGACGACGGAGCGTTTTGGGACGAGGTCGCTCAGCGCGCGCCCGAACTGGCCGCGGCCGGGATCGACGCTCTCTGGCTCCCGCCCGCCTCGAAGGGCACGAACGGCACCAAGGACGTCGGGTACGGGGTGTACGATCTGTACGATCTCGGAGAGTTCGATCAGAAGGGAACCGTGCGCACCAGGTACGGTACGCGCGCTCAGTATCTCGCGGCGATCAAGGCGCTTCAGGCAGCGGGGGTTCGGGTTTACGCCGACATTGTTTTGAACCACCGCCTCGGGGCCGACGGGTTCGAGACCGTGCGCGCCACTCCGTTCCCGATCGACGACCGGCGCACGCCAAAGGGCGAGCCGCGCGAGATTCGGGTACCCACGTCGTTCACGTTCCCGGGGCGCAACAAGACGCACTCGGCCTTCGAGTGGAGCTGGCGCCACTTCGACGGGTGCGATTACGACCACAACAATCCTGAAGACAAGAGCACGGTATACCTGTTCGAGGGCAAGAAGTGGGACGACCGCACGTCGCTCGAATTCGGGAGTTACGCCTTCCTGATGGGGGCCGATCTGGATTTCGAGTCACAGGAGGTGAACGACGAACTGAACACGTGGGGTCGGTGGTTTATGGACACCACCGGGGTGGACGGGTTCCGGTTCGACGCGGTCAAGCACATCTCGGCCCCGATCTTCCCCGCGTGGCTCGAGCACATGCAGAAGCACGCCGGCAAGGAGCTGTTCACGGTCGCGGAATACTGGTCCGGGAACCTGGCCGAGTTGCACTGGTTCCTGGACGAAGCCGGCCCGCTGTTCACCGCGTTCGACGTGCCACTGCATTACAACTTCCACACGGCGAGTCGGTCCAACGGGAACTACGACATGCGCCAACTGTTCGATGGGACGCTCGTGAAGGAGCGCCCGTTGCAAGCGGTCACGTTCGTGACCAATCACGACTCGCAGCCGTTGCAGTCGCTCGAATCGGTGATCGAACCGTGGTTCGTTTCGCTCGCGTATGCGGCCATCCTCCTGCGCCGCGACGGGTACCCGTGCCTGTTCTACCCGGATTATTACGGCTCCGAGTACGAGGACTTCGGTCACGACGGGAACCGGCACAAAGTCGTATTGCCGTCGCACCGGGTGCTAATCGATACGTTCCTGAAGGCGCGGAAGGAATACGCCTACGGCGAACAGGTCGACTACTTCGATCACTGGAACCGGATCGGGTGGGTGCGGATGGGGAACGAGGAACACCCGAAGGCGATGGCAGTGCTCTTGAGTGACAAGTCCGAGGGCACGAAGTGGATGGGGACCGGGCGCCCGGGTGGAACAACGTTCCGTGATCTCACCGGGCACATCGAAGAGCGGGTCGTGGTCAACGACGAAGGGTTCGGTGAGTTTCGATGTAAAGGCGGTTCGGTTTCGGTCTGGGTTCAGGAATAA